Proteins encoded together in one Vicinamibacteria bacterium window:
- a CDS encoding TIGR04282 family arsenosugar biosynthesis glycosyltransferase, with protein MSASGRDVLLVFLKAARPGAVKTRLAAALGKAAAAELYRVLAEAEVRHTTPRRGEYERRFCFTPKGARAAMEAWFPEEVFVPQEGADLGARMARAFDRAFRDGARRVAIIGGDVPAVSREIVREAFRSLKGYDVVLGPARDGGYYLLALSRPRPGLFRGIAWGSSSVLAATVKKARGLAVRLLEPLTDIDTLGDLRTEWRRLAPLLAAHPALRRGIARALKGSPGVSG; from the coding sequence TTGAGCGCGTCCGGCCGCGACGTCCTGCTCGTCTTCTTGAAGGCGGCCCGCCCGGGAGCCGTGAAGACCCGCCTCGCCGCTGCCCTCGGCAAGGCGGCCGCGGCCGAGCTGTACCGGGTCCTGGCCGAGGCGGAGGTCCGCCACACCACCCCCCGCCGGGGAGAATACGAGCGGCGGTTCTGCTTCACGCCCAAGGGAGCGCGCGCGGCCATGGAGGCCTGGTTTCCGGAGGAGGTCTTCGTGCCCCAGGAGGGGGCGGACCTGGGGGCCCGCATGGCGAGGGCGTTCGACCGGGCCTTCCGCGACGGCGCCCGCCGTGTGGCTATCATCGGCGGCGACGTGCCCGCGGTCTCGAGGGAGATCGTCCGGGAGGCGTTCCGGTCGCTCAAGGGTTACGACGTGGTCCTGGGTCCCGCCCGCGACGGCGGCTACTATCTCCTGGCCCTGAGCCGCCCGCGGCCCGGACTCTTCCGGGGAATTGCGTGGGGCTCATCGTCCGTCCTGGCCGCGACGGTCAAGAAGGCAAGGGGGCTGGCGGTGCGGCTGCTGGAGCCGCTCACCGACATCGACACCCTCGGGGACCTCAGGACCGAGTGGAGGCGCCTCGCCCCGCTCCTGGCGGCCCACCCCGCCCTGCGCCGAGGCATCGCCCGCGCTCTGAAGGGGAGCCCGGGCGTTTCCGGCTGA
- a CDS encoding cytochrome c, whose product MRRRCLLGLAAAVALGTLASAEEAKDVERGKALFSEQHCRTCHSVGGVGNAKGVLDGMGSKLSAADIKEWLTNPREQAAKAKATRTPPMISFKHLPPEDLDALVAYVGSLKK is encoded by the coding sequence ATGCGTCGTCGATGCCTGCTCGGGCTCGCGGCCGCCGTGGCCCTGGGGACCCTCGCATCTGCCGAGGAAGCCAAGGATGTCGAGCGTGGCAAGGCGCTGTTCTCGGAGCAGCATTGCCGGACGTGCCACTCCGTCGGGGGCGTCGGCAACGCCAAGGGAGTTCTGGACGGCATGGGCAGCAAGCTCTCCGCGGCGGACATCAAGGAGTGGCTCACCAACCCCCGTGAGCAGGCGGCCAAGGCCAAGGCCACACGCACGCCTCCCATGATCTCCTTCAAACACCTCCCCCCCGAGGATCTGGACGCCCTCGTGGCCTATGTCGGCAGCTTGAAGAAGTGA